The following proteins are co-located in the Stegostoma tigrinum isolate sSteTig4 chromosome 39, sSteTig4.hap1, whole genome shotgun sequence genome:
- the LOC125447802 gene encoding cytochrome c oxidase subunit 7A2, mitochondrial → MKHLLALRSFSTTVRNQLKNKVPQYQKIFQADNNLPVHLKGGTVDAVLYRITMAITVGGTFFSIYHLFQAALPRKQK, encoded by the exons GCTCTGCGTTCCTTCTCGACAACAGTCAGAAACCAGTTAAAAAACAAAGTGCCTCAATATCAGAAGATCTTTCAG GCGGACAATAATCTTCCCGTTCACCTGAAGGGTGGAACAGTTGATGCTGTGCTCTATCGTATTACCATGGCGATCACAGTCGGAG gtaCATTCTTCTCAATCTATCATTTATTCCAGGCCGCCCTACCTCGAAAACAGAAATGA